The window CCTTCTGctttcttaataataataataataataataataataataataataataataaaatcaaaatggGAATTTGATgagggttttatttttgtttttgatatttatATGCTGGCATATTTCAATTGCAGACATTTGCACAGTGGTGGAGTTTAAGGGTCTGCGATGTCCATGAAATCCTTTTTGGGCGGTGTAGAGCCTCTGTACCAGGCACATGAGTCATCACTCCTCTTGATGCACGCATAGTGTTTAGCTTGTCCTCCGTTATAACTCTTCTCTATCAGCCAGTCTGTCCAGAGGCACTCGGCTGGGCTGGTGGTCATGCAGGGGACGGAGGTGCAGGAAGTGATCTGAGGGTTAGAAAAGACACAAAGATCGTCACAATGAGCAGTGTGTCTTGCAGTGATTCATTTTGTGCAATTGGGAAGTGATCGTTTTTGGTTTGCTAAATGTAAACTTTAACTACTCCTTGGACTTTTAATGATAATTTTTTTATACCCTGCATTCGCAGCCCATTTGATAGCGCTCAGTCAAGCCCATCTTCTGAGTGACAGTCATAGCCTCCCAGGGTTCAATTAAGTCACACAGAGTGACGTGCATTGTCCCATCAGCCTCCAGTTTCCCTAAAGTGGAAAGAGAGTGCAATGTAAGCAATGCGGAGATTGATATGAAGCCACATTAAAGGACATTATTGAAATATTAGTCTTGTGATGTGTTAAAAGTCATACCTGTGATTAGATACTCTTTCTTGCCGTTAGTTTCCAGAGACACTCCACACATTGCAGAAGAGGGGGCTGTGTAGATGGCATCTATAACTTGGCTGGGACCTTTGAACATCTGAGAATTCAAACCAGAACATTTAGATTCCACTGAAGTTTTTATCCAGAcatgaaaatgataaataaaatagttttaTCCTATTTACCTTGATCTGTTTAATGTCGTACTTGACCCGCTTGATGGTATTCCCATAGACATCATTGCCAGCATCCACCTCTTGCTCTCCAACTACTTTTGCCCTGATAactagaaaaagaacaaaaaaaccccagttCACATTAGCATTCGTTCTATGTGAATGCCAAGCTTTCTAAGTGGAACACTGCTTTGTTATGTTAAAACAGAACTGAATCCGGATCTATCTGTATCTGATCTAAGCCCGGCCCAGGTTTGGCATGCCGGAGTTGGCCGCAGCACGTTGCTGTGGCTTGGATCTGAGGAGTTTGCATGTGCGAGGTCCTGGGAAGACAGAGGCACATGAGTGTTTCATCAGCTGCAATCAGAGGAAGGAATGTATGCTCCCTGTTCCCAGGTTCCTGGGCCGACACAGGAGGAAGCCAGTCAGCAGTCTTTGAAAAAGCTGAACTAGATTTCTCCCTCCTCACCCCCAGGCCTCTCAGCCAGCCTGCCTCTCTGTCTGGAGAGAGGTGCTGACATGCAAATCAACCTCCTCCTTTCACATGAAgcctcctccttttctctcttgcACTCTGAAGCGGGAAGAGAAGAGcttatgtggaaaaaaaaaaaaaaaaaaaaaaggaaagaagacgCTTGTGTGGAAAATTACTATTAGAGCCATACAGATGAACCTTTGAGCTAAAACCCTGAGTAGACAACAAAAAATATGACTCGTGTTTTTTACAGTTCCTGTTCCTTTTTATCTATATTCAAATGTAGAAGTACAGTACAGTGTGATCTCATCACTCGCAATTAGACGCCCGATGATTACTGAAAATTCACAAGAGTGCAACGATTAAAAAAAGGTTCACAAAATGACTTAAATCTGGCTTTTAAACGGAGGAAACAAGCGACAAAGCTAACACTAACCAGATGTTTTCTCTCAAGttccagtccagtcctttcCCAAGGTAGCAACTGCTGACTGTCTCTGATCATTCCTTGCCAAATAAGATCAAgctttttcatttgcttttttatATGAAGGTATGAAGCTGCGAGCCATATGTGCCCTCATTCGACGAGGCTTAGAGAACATCTCCTTTTAAGGGTCTAAAGCATCGATCCTTAACAAAGGGAAtcaagaggaaaaaaggagaacGTGTGCACATATGGAGTGATGGAGTGATGGGGATGGTTCGTGCAGCCAGCACGGGAACAGACACAAATGGCAGTCACATTGCAGAGGCATTCTTAGCCTAACAATCTCCTGTGTATACAAGGAAAAGACAGCCCTTTAAAGTCAACAGGGATTACAAAAGAAAAGCTGTTTTAAGGGATAAGCTACACCAGTcaccagatttttcttttttgctgtttaCATATCACAAACTCCCTCCCTCGCTTTGATGCACAGTGAGGCACCGGTGCCGAGAAACTCTCCAGCTTCTCTGCAGAGTGGATTAGTGGTAATCCCCTTCGCTCAAATGTGTCCAATCAAACACAGACCTCTTCTCCTGCTCCTAAAAGCATACAGTAGAGCAGGTGGAAATAAGcacagaatgttaaaaaaaaatgaacactgaAAATAGGGCCTTATGTGAATGATGATATATAATTTGAGCAGTTTTAGAATTAGGCTTAGCTCATTTAAGCCACTTTTAACATGAGAAAATTTGACTATTTATTTATGTCATATCCCATAACACCTACACCACCTATTTGagctgatgtatttttttttactcctcaGATTAAAGCAGTTTAGAAATACAACTTAATTTTCTGTGCTGGTCCACAGTGTGTACACAGTTCTCCCAGGGCCTTGATGTTTACTGGAACAGGCTGACAAAGCCCTTTAAAAATCATAAGTTTTACAAAACTGGAAACTGAAGGAACCATCTAATTTTCTAGTTACTCAAACAATAAACACAATATTTTGCATGCACTATTGTGGTCATGGGAgggtttttaaaaacaaagagaaaaaaaaagcaaatgcatGTCATGTAATTGAAGAGCACGTGCCCTCATTTTCCTCTCTGAGGAGCCACAAAGTGGTCAGAGTTTGAATGAGAAAAAGTAAAGTACAAATTCAAACTGACTGCTGATCCTGTCCGAAGAGACACGGATTAATCCACCataatcttttttgttttctcttaaaAGTGGAAATTTatagggtgtgtgtgtatatgtgcgtgtgtgtgtgtggcatttgCTTGGCAAGCAAAAAGATTGCTGGTtgctggagacacaaatcccctttggggttgcatcaggaagggcatccggtgtaaaactctgccaaatcaaacacgtGAGAGCTACCTGCTGCGGCAATTCCTTGtgataagggagcagctgaaagtagcttttaaaACCACATCTGTGTTTATATATGCCATTAGTTTTATTGTGCATCGCACCAAAATGTACAGTTTGCTTAACAGTTTTAGTGTTTTCTCCTgtgccccccccgccccccccccccccgccccagtCTGCACGTGACTGAGGTTATGAACATAATGTTCACATGCAGCTTTCTTAAGGGGAGCCGCAAGCGAACTCCAGCATCCACTGCATGGATCAGTTCAACGCTATTGCAAGTGATGCTggagtttaaagcagctgttgTGGGAATTTGCACATATTTAGTCAGGCTCAAAGGATGGAAATCTGGTTTTAATATCAGCTCTGTTTGCACAGCTTGCAGGGCTGCTTTCATCCCAGAAGTCACATTAAAGTTAACTTTCTGTTCATTTAACTCTTCTTCTTCACAAAACAGACCAATAACATACTTCAGTAAATAGGATCATGTCGTGGAGAGTTTgaaaaaatgttaaagttccCAAGAAACAGTAGAGCGCTAAACAGAGGTCGTCCCCTCCTGAAATGGCCATGTCTGATTTAACCAATCATCTTCACAAGTTTGTGATTTAGCCATGAGTGGAAGAACTGAAACTTCAAATCGCTGTTGTTCCAGATATATATAACTGCAAAGTGTAGTACAAGCCCTGTCATATAAAGACACCGTAGATTTTAAATTCCTGGGGCATTTAAAAGTACAATTTGTAGAATTTCATACTTTAAAAAGGAgtcactgttttttgtttctttcctatAGCACCCAAGAGTTGCTTAGGATACTAAAAGGTGCTACTTATTCTTAGCTCTTATTCTCAAACCAACCCATCTTCAAGTCTATCCAGATCTCTGCAAAATAAGCTGGTTATAGCCGCAGCATAAGTTGCCATGGTGACAAACCCAGATTAAAAGAGAATCACCATCATGacattaaaaactctgacttaaggcTCAACAGACCTCACTCACCCATTAATCTTAGTATTCTGCAGTGACCTTCTTACACTTTAGTAATTTTCTGTATACTCCAGACATCCTAACCAGCACTACATATGTGCAACTTTAGCAATACTTCAATGTTGTTATATTTTGACTCATTTTATTCTACATATGAATCCTACATTTGATACAAATGCATAAATTATTGTAACATGAATGACAATTGTGTCACGGCTCAAGGAAAAACATGATTCAcctcaatttttaaaaagctgaagaagaaaacCACCCAAGGTGGGTCATGACCTTTATTTTGAATACGCTTACTTAATGTAGCATTTCATCACACCACAGAGGTAGCAGTATATCCATTTTCTGTGTGGCAGACAGTGATTTGAAATGCAAACTTAACAAACTGTCTCTCTGACGCATGAATAAGTTGTGCAACTATGCAACCGTTGACTGTCCTCTCTGTGACCGAGCAACTTTGGTGAACTATTGTCAAGGGTGGAATTCTTCTCTAATTAACTTGAGCACACGGCTGCAGCCCTTAAGAAACAAACTCAAGAACCTTTGGCAAAGAAAGACCGATCTTTTGACTCTGTagtgcagggctcttcaactccaggcctcgagagcccctgtcctgcaggttctAGATGTGTTTCtccttcaacacacctgagtcaaatatagaagtcattagcaggactctggagaacttgactgcatactgaggaggtaattcagctatttgattcaggtatgttggatcagggacacatcta is drawn from Archocentrus centrarchus isolate MPI-CPG fArcCen1 chromosome 8, fArcCen1, whole genome shotgun sequence and contains these coding sequences:
- the LOC115784464 gene encoding metalloproteinase inhibitor 2-like — its product is MTWTMNRCFVTLAILFLWRVEEMAEACSCSPAHPQQAFCNSDVVIRAKVVGEQEVDAGNDVYGNTIKRVKYDIKQIKMFKGPSQVIDAIYTAPSSAMCGVSLETNGKKEYLITGKLEADGTMHVTLCDLIEPWEAMTVTQKMGLTERYQMGCECRITSCTSVPCMTTSPAECLWTDWLIEKSYNGGQAKHYACIKRSDDSCAWYRGSTPPKKDFMDIADP